The sequence TGATTGGGGTCGAACGTGCCGGAGCAGTAGACCATTAGCAGCGCCTTACCGTCTGGGAATGCTTTCATGACGAAAGGCGCTTCCGGCGCTTCCAACCCGGAAGACCATGCCTCACTCCACGTATCACCCCCATCCGCTGAACGCGACACGTAGATAAATCCAAGTTGAGTGCGCAGTGTCATAATCAGCGTGCTGTCGTTGAGTTCGGCGACAGACGGCTCCATCGCTCCGCGCTTCGGCAGCGAGACTTTGCCTTTGCCTTCCCGCCAGGTCTTGCCGTCGTCGTCGGAGTAGTAGCATCCGGCTTTTTGTTGCTGGGTCGCTTGGCTGTAGTCGGTGGCCTCGATGTCGCTGCCAAACATGGGGCAGACGATTCGACCCGATTCTAGTTGGACAAGGGATGCACACCCACCCTGCAAGCGAATCCCCTTCGACTTCTCCCAGATCGGCTTCTGCTCGTTCCACGTCTCGCCGTTGTCCTTGGAGCGGAATAGTCTCAGCGTCGTGGACCAATGCTCGTCGAGCACCGTGCAGCCGTTGAGAAGGATGTCACCTGAACGGAGTCGGACTAGCCCGGGAGCTTGGAGATTGTCGGCAAAAGGTCGCGCTTCGCTCCAGGTATTCCCTCCGTCCTTGGATACGCGAGTCCATGTGCTGTATTTGCCGTTGAAGTCGACCTGCGTAGTGCGATGGTAAGCGATTAAGAGGCTTCCATCGGGCAGTTCACACAGATTGGGGCAGATGGTCAGGTACTCGTTGTCCTTTGCGTTCTCAACCGTCACGTGCGACATCTTCGAATTCTGATGCGTCGGAACAT is a genomic window of Candidatus Hydrogenedentota bacterium containing:
- a CDS encoding glycoside hydrolase, coding for MRACVVLLIPLAILQRLLAADLGDVPTHQNSKMSHVTVENAKDNEYLTICPNLCELPDGSLLIAYHRTTQVDFNGKYSTWTRVSKDGGNTWSEARPFADNLQAPGLVRLRSGDILLNGCTVLDEHWSTTLRLFRSKDNGETWNEQKPIWEKSKGIRLQGGCASLVQLESGRIVCPMFGSDIEATDYSQATQQQKAGCYYSDDDGKTWREGKGKVSLPKRGAMEPSVAELNDSTLIMTLRTQLGFIYVSRSADGGDTWSEAWSSGLEAPEAPFVMKAFPDGKALLMVYCSGTFDPNHHHSGERTPLTAAISKDAGRTWRKVGDVVGGPHEFGACSICFTQSGKVIIAYDWHRIPWDRNLKTGGVRLAIADVAWFDETK